In Musa acuminata AAA Group cultivar baxijiao chromosome BXJ3-11, Cavendish_Baxijiao_AAA, whole genome shotgun sequence, one DNA window encodes the following:
- the LOC135652524 gene encoding acyl transferase 9-like — protein MDFSVSKLTEGLVAPAGPTPAGTLPLSVMDKTPGSVVLVDSIHVFRHGRQPAKIIREALSRALVFYYPVAGRFAMSDQDELEVACTADGVYFIDASASCSLEDVNYLQLPLSVPKESILPYPSPDAGQTEGIVILLMQVTEFTCGGFTVGIRSSHAIFDGIGAGQFFQAIADIARGCTEPLVKPIWCRDAIPSPPKLQRGPPPPLLTFKFVDTILDVSSDHINRIKDEFIKKTGTFCSTFDVLTAKVWQSRTRAIQLEEHSTVRIGFAANARHLLYKSLLKEEGYYGNCAYPMTITAPRQKVADGSLLEVISLIKDAKQCLPIRFSKWMMGDPQEDPFKEPIDYGFLSISDWSRVGFSEVDYGWGTPIHFCPVNDYNFFGSCIFLRPPAPKQGLRLMARCVVKEESASFRDQLMEFATER, from the exons ATGGACTTCTCTGTGAGCAAGCTGACTGAGGGGCTGGTTGCACCGGCGGGGCCGACCCCGGCCGGCACCCTCCCACTCTCCGTCATGGACAAAACCCCAGGTTCGGTTGTACTCGTGGACTCCATACACGTGTTCCGCCACGGTCGACAGCCCGCAAAGATCATAAGGGAAGCACTGTCCAGGGCCTTGGTGTTCTACTACCCTGTGGCCGGCCGCTTCGCCATGTCCGACCAGGACGAGCTCGAGGTCGCTTGCACCGCAGACGGCGTGTACTTCATCGACGCATCCGCCAGCTGCAGCCTCGAAGATGTCAATTACCTTCAGCTGCCTCTCTCGGTGCCCAAGGAATCCATACTCCCGTATCCATCCCCTGATGCAGGGCAGACGGAGGGCATCGTTATTCTGTTGATGCAG GTTACAGAGTTTACATGTGGGGGTTTCACGGTGGGCATCAGATCCAGCCATGCAATTTTCGATGGCATCGGAGCAGGTCAGTTCTTCCAAGCCATTGCCGACATAGCCAGAGGTTGCACAGAACCCCTGGTCAAACCCATATGGTGCAGAGACGCCATCCCCAGCCCGCCTAAGCTGCAACGAGGACCGCCGCCGCCACTACTCACCTTCAAGTTCGTAGACACCATACTGGACGTCTCCTCAGACCACATCAACCGGATCAAGGACGAATTCATCAAGAAGACAGGCACGTTCTGCTCCACGTTCGACGTATTGACAGCCAAGGTTTGGCAGAGCCGAACACGAGCGATCCAGCTGGAGGAACACTCCACCGTTCGCATCGGTTTCGCGGCAAACGCTCGTCACTTGCTCTACAAATCGCTGCTCAAGGAGGAAGGCTACTATGGGAACTGTGCCTACCCCATGACCATCACGGCTCCTCGACAGAAGGTCGCGGATGGATCTCTGCTCGAAGTCATAAGCCTCATCAAAGATGCAAAACAGTGTCTACCGATCAGGTTCTCCAAGTGGATGATGGGCGACCCCCAGGAGGATCCATTCAAAGAGCCAATCGACTATGGATTCCTGTCCATATCAGATTGGAGTCGAGTTGGGTTCTCAGAGGTAGACTACGGCTGGGGAACGCCGATCCACTTTTGCCCGGTGAATGACTACAATTTCTTTGGTTCGTGCATCTTTCTCAGGCCACCTGCACCCAAGCAGGGGTTGAGGTTGATGGCGCGTTGTGTCGTAAAGGAGGAATCGGCATCCTTCCGAGATCAATTAATGGAGTTTGCCACCGAAAGATAG